A genomic stretch from Numida meleagris isolate 19003 breed g44 Domestic line chromosome 2, NumMel1.0, whole genome shotgun sequence includes:
- the NPVF gene encoding pro-FMRFamide-related neuropeptide VF, which yields MMAACFSVEILSFLTKLHLREMEVISTQKFILFTLATVVFLTPHGSCLDELMKSSLESREDDDDKYYEIKDSILEEKQRSLNFEEMKDWGSKNFIKVNTPAVNKVPNSVANLPLRFGRSNPEERSIKPSAYLPLRFGRAFGESLSRRAPNLSYRLGRSPLARSSIQSLLNLPQRFGKSVPINLSQDVQESEPGM from the exons ATGATGGCAGCTTGCTTTTCTGTAGAGATTCTGAGCTTTCTAACTAAGCTTCATTTGAGAGAAATGGAAGTAATTTCAACCCAGAAGTTTATTCTATTTACTTTGGCTACAGTGGTGTTTCTAACACCACATGGTTCGTGCCTAGATGAACTAATGAAATCCAGCCTGGAGAGCAGAGAAGACGATGATGATAAATACTACGAG attaaagacagtattttggaagaaaagcagaggagtctgaattttgaagaaatgaaagactgGGGATCAAAAAATTTCATTAAAGTGAACACCCCTGCAGTAAACAAAGTGCCAAATTCAGTTGCTAATTTACCTCTTAGGTTTGGAAGAAGCAAtccagaagaaagaagcattaAACCAAGTGCTTATTTGCCTCTGAGATTTGGAAGAGCTTTTGGAGAGAGCCTATCTAGGCGTGCTCCAAATTTATCATACAGGCTTGGGAGATCTCCACTCGCTAGAAGTTCCATTCAATCCCTTCTAAATTTGCCACAGAGATTTGGGAAGTCAGTGCCCATCAATCTGTCTCAAGATGTCCAGGAATCTGAACCAG GGATGTGA